In the Pectinatus sottacetonis genome, GCACAAATAAAAAATGGCAACCTTGAGGAAATAAAGAACAAAGCGGTAGAATTGGCAAAAAATATAATAAGAGAGGCTGATAATAATGAAAGTAATTCTCGGACAGGATCTGAAAAAAGTAGGTAAAAAAGGAGACATTGTCGATGTTTCAGAAGGTTACGCACGTAATTTTCTTTTACCTAAAAATATTGCCATCGAAGCTAACAATAATAATATAAATGTTGCTAAAGCAAAAAAAGGTTCCCAGCAAAGAAAACAACAACAGGCAGTCGATGAAGCCCGCTTAATGGCTGCGCAGCTAAAAAAAGTTGAAGTAAGTATTATTGTTCGCGTGGGCGAGGGCGGTAAATTATTTGGTTCAGTTACAGGAAAAGATATTGCCGATGCCCTAAAAAAAGATTTTAACATTGATATCGACAAACGAAAAATAGATTTAAAAAATGATATAAAAAGCATTGGTGATTACGAAGCCGTTATAAAAATTCATCCTAAAATAACCGCCAAAATAGCAGTTCATATTATTGCCGAATGATAATCTCGCTTACAAGATATCCGCTGTCAATTGATGAAAGCGGATATTTTTATCTGCTTAAAACTATTTTTTTCCATAGCTTTGTTTAAAATTACTACCTAATAAACATACAGCCATACAGTAAATTTATTTATTGCTCCTTAATGGCGCATGGTATATTATAAAGCTAATCACCATATTGCAAACTATATAATATTTTCGTAAAGGAATTAATATGTCAATAAAAAGTTTTTTACAAAAATACTTTCCTGGCAAAAATAATATGATTTTTGCTAGTAAGGATAATACAAATTCAGCAGCGGTACAACCGCTGTTAAATCACCTAGAAAAAGATGTTGATGCTGTTTATAATATTTTAGTCGATATTATTGGCTCCGAAAAGCTTGTCCTGAAAGCTGGTAAACTTGATGCTATTAAGCTCTTGCAATCCAAAAACCATAATGAACGAGTTCTAGCACTACAAAAAATAGTCTATGAAGATCCCACTTTAGATGCCATTCCGTCTGACAAGGAAATACCTTCTATTTTGACTTCTATAACTGAAAGAATTGCCGATATAATTGCTAGACGTAATATGGAAGAAA is a window encoding:
- the rplI gene encoding 50S ribosomal protein L9, which translates into the protein MKVILGQDLKKVGKKGDIVDVSEGYARNFLLPKNIAIEANNNNINVAKAKKGSQQRKQQQAVDEARLMAAQLKKVEVSIIVRVGEGGKLFGSVTGKDIADALKKDFNIDIDKRKIDLKNDIKSIGDYEAVIKIHPKITAKIAVHIIAE